In one Bacillus thuringiensis genomic region, the following are encoded:
- a CDS encoding ABC transporter substrate-binding protein, with the protein MKKKTKKWAGVFSVLLSSSLVLSACGGQEDTASTEPVKKQDLKDSKIESIPATDKKKSPEKANQRKDTFITAISKPGGVFLPYFQDNGWDGNVTSVIFASLVTTDKQSKPVPDLAEKWDISADQLTYTFHLRKNLKFSDGSPLTADDVAFTLTLLHDKAYEGGLDIAQYAVKGGKEYKEGKATSIEGIQVVDPQTIKITTEKVNSQALTNLGGPVLSKAYYGKDYKQNTSLDYLKALYGQPIAAGPYKFEKYVPGQEVRFVANENYYAGKPKIKNFIYKITSGDTGFQLFQTGELDYSGFRANPENIDQLKGLEFANINLESSSDIAYIYVNNKKSYLKDKKVRQALTYGLDRKKYVDTALQGYGSVANVPIAPVSWAYTEEGINKYPHDVEKAKKLLDEAGWKVGSDGVREKDGQKLKLTYYASNTGKTNDIFIPIAKESYKEIGVELNPELMDFNTMLSKVGKGDYDLAAVSTPGISDPSEVVSEYLSTNPKSDTGYNNPKVDDLIVKGIGTTDIEKRKAIYKELYKELSDDPPVILLNYRKLLYAHNARIKGIDPEKYDSISSNLPVLSIEQ; encoded by the coding sequence ATGAAGAAAAAGACAAAAAAATGGGCTGGTGTATTTTCAGTATTACTGAGTAGTTCGCTTGTGTTATCTGCTTGTGGGGGACAGGAGGATACGGCTTCTACAGAACCAGTAAAAAAGCAGGATTTAAAAGACTCTAAGATTGAATCAATTCCAGCTACAGATAAAAAGAAAAGTCCAGAGAAAGCAAATCAACGAAAAGATACTTTCATTACAGCCATTTCTAAGCCAGGGGGAGTTTTCCTTCCGTATTTCCAAGATAATGGTTGGGATGGAAATGTAACGTCGGTTATTTTTGCTTCATTAGTAACAACAGACAAACAAAGTAAACCTGTTCCGGATCTTGCAGAAAAATGGGATATTTCTGCTGACCAGTTAACATATACATTCCATTTACGTAAAAATTTAAAATTTAGTGATGGGTCGCCTCTAACAGCGGATGACGTAGCATTTACATTAACACTACTTCATGATAAAGCGTATGAAGGTGGATTGGATATTGCTCAGTATGCTGTTAAAGGTGGGAAAGAATATAAAGAAGGAAAAGCAACTTCTATTGAAGGAATCCAAGTTGTTGATCCACAGACAATTAAAATTACAACTGAAAAAGTTAATTCACAGGCGCTAACGAATTTAGGTGGCCCAGTGCTATCAAAAGCTTATTATGGAAAAGATTATAAACAAAATACAAGTTTAGACTATTTAAAAGCATTATATGGGCAACCAATTGCAGCGGGTCCATATAAATTTGAAAAATATGTTCCAGGTCAAGAAGTCCGCTTTGTTGCTAACGAAAATTATTATGCAGGTAAACCAAAAATTAAAAACTTTATTTACAAAATCACATCAGGTGATACTGGATTCCAATTATTCCAAACAGGTGAACTGGACTATAGTGGGTTTAGAGCGAACCCTGAAAATATAGACCAATTAAAAGGATTAGAGTTTGCAAATATTAATCTTGAATCATCAAGTGATATTGCTTATATCTATGTAAATAATAAGAAGTCGTATTTGAAGGATAAGAAGGTACGTCAAGCACTTACTTATGGATTAGACCGTAAGAAGTATGTGGATACAGCTTTACAAGGCTATGGCTCTGTCGCTAACGTACCAATTGCTCCAGTTTCATGGGCATATACAGAAGAAGGTATTAATAAATATCCGCATGACGTAGAAAAGGCTAAAAAATTATTGGATGAGGCTGGTTGGAAAGTAGGTTCTGACGGGGTTCGTGAAAAAGATGGTCAAAAATTAAAATTAACATACTACGCATCAAATACAGGTAAAACAAATGATATCTTTATTCCGATTGCAAAAGAAAGTTACAAAGAAATTGGTGTTGAATTAAATCCAGAGTTGATGGACTTTAATACAATGCTTTCAAAAGTAGGAAAAGGTGACTACGATTTAGCGGCAGTTTCAACACCAGGAATTAGTGATCCAAGTGAAGTTGTAAGTGAGTACTTATCAACTAATCCAAAAAGTGATACGGGTTATAATAATCCGAAAGTAGATGATTTGATTGTAAAAGGTATAGGAACGACAGATATTGAAAAACGTAAAGCGATTTATAAAGAGCTGTATAAAGAGTTAAGTGATGATCCACCAGTTATTTTATTAAACTATCGTAAACTACTTTATGCTCATAATGCACGTATAAAAGGAATTGATCCAGAAAAGTACGATAGCATCAGTTCCAACTTACCAGTGTTATCTATTGAACAATAA
- a CDS encoding ABC transporter permease — protein MKTYIIRRFLQMIPTLFGTSIIIFFLFALLPGDYIDSNPKLTPERAQELRELYGLNKPIIERYFHWLVNALHGDFGFSLQYQEPVTSLLNKFIWNTFIVAAAALFFTWIIALIIGVISATKQHSWFDRLVTIGVFAAMSFPSFFIGLFLIKLLAVDLKLLPIGGMIDIGSNSTGIAYILEVLRHMILPVFILTLLGVGSLTRYFRTGMLDVIRQDYIRTARAKGLKERTVIYKHALKNAILPAITLLAFELPGLFSGAIIIEQIFNWPGIGSIQLEALNFRDYTVLMAFTMFLSCLTIMANFLADIVYAFVDPRIRLK, from the coding sequence GTGAAAACATATATCATTCGTAGGTTTCTACAAATGATTCCTACATTGTTTGGTACGTCTATTATTATCTTTTTCTTATTTGCACTCTTACCGGGTGATTATATCGATTCAAATCCAAAATTAACACCAGAGAGAGCTCAAGAATTAAGAGAGTTGTACGGTTTAAATAAACCGATTATTGAAAGGTATTTTCATTGGTTAGTGAATGCTTTGCATGGTGATTTTGGATTTTCTTTACAGTATCAAGAACCGGTAACTTCATTACTTAATAAATTCATTTGGAATACATTTATTGTTGCTGCTGCAGCTTTATTTTTCACTTGGATTATTGCTCTTATTATTGGGGTTATTTCTGCAACAAAGCAGCACTCTTGGTTTGATAGATTGGTAACAATCGGTGTCTTTGCAGCAATGTCATTTCCATCATTTTTTATCGGACTATTTTTAATTAAATTATTAGCAGTTGATTTAAAGTTATTACCTATTGGTGGCATGATTGATATTGGGAGTAACTCAACAGGGATAGCATACATATTAGAAGTATTACGTCATATGATTCTACCTGTATTTATTTTAACGCTTCTTGGTGTAGGATCGTTAACACGCTATTTTAGAACTGGCATGTTGGATGTTATTAGGCAAGATTATATTCGTACTGCTCGTGCAAAAGGTTTAAAAGAAAGGACCGTTATTTATAAACATGCATTGAAAAATGCAATTTTGCCAGCAATTACATTACTCGCTTTTGAATTACCGGGTTTATTTTCAGGAGCTATTATTATTGAACAGATTTTTAATTGGCCAGGGATTGGGAGTATTCAATTAGAAGCATTAAACTTCCGTGATTATACGGTATTAATGGCCTTTACAATGTTTCTTTCTTGTTTAACAATTATGGCTAATTTCTTAGCTGATATTGTATATGCGTTTGTTGATCCAAGAATTCGATTGAAGTAA